The following are encoded in a window of Urocitellus parryii isolate mUroPar1 chromosome 7, mUroPar1.hap1, whole genome shotgun sequence genomic DNA:
- the Rfng gene encoding beta-1,3-N-acetylglucosaminyltransferase radical fringe codes for MSRARGALCRACLALAAALAALLLLPLPLPLPHAPAPAPGPGPTRAAPRLRPDDVFIAVKTTRKNHGPRLRLLLRTWISRARRQTFIFTDGDDPELQLLGGGRVVNTNCSALRTRQALCCKMSVEYDKFIESGRKWFCHVDDDNYVNPEGLLHLLSAFSPSQDVYLGRPSLDHPIEATERVPGGGTVTTGKFWFATGGAGFCLSRGLALKMSPWASLGSFMSTAERVRLPDDCTVGYIVEGLLGARLLHSPLFHSHLENLQRLPPEAVLQQVTLSYGGPENPHNVVNVAGGFSLQQDPTRFKSVHCLLYPDTDWCPTQRRGDLSSR; via the exons ATGAGCCGCGCGCGGGGCGCGCTGTGCCGGGCCTGCCTCGCGCTGGCCGCGGCCCTGGccgcgctgctgctgctgccgctgccgctgccgctgccACACGCGCCCGCCCCGGCCCCGGGCCCCGGCCCGACCCGCGCCGCTCCCCGCCTGCGGCCCGACGACGTCTTCATCGCCGTCAAGACCACCCGGAAGAACCACGGGCCGCGCCTGCGGCTGCTGCTGCGCACCTGGATCTCGCGGGCCCGCCGGCAG ACGTTCATCTTCACCGACGGAGACGACCCCGAGCTCCAGCTGCTGGGAG GCGGCCGCGTCGTCAACACCAACTGCTCGGCCCTGCGAACCCGCCAGGCGCTCTGCTGCAAGATGTCCGTGGAGTACGACAAGTTCATCGAGTCAGGTCGCAA GTGGTTCTGCCACGTGGATGATGACAACTACGTGAACCCCGAGGGCTTGCTGCATTTGCTGTCCGCCTTCTCTCCCAGCCAGGACGTCTACCTGGGGAGGCCCAGCCTGGACCACCCCATCGAGGCCACCGAGAGGGTTCCTGGAGGCGGCACT GTGACCACAGGCAAGTTCTGGTTTGCCACTGGTGGGGCCGGGTTTTGCCTGAGCAGGGGCCTTGCTCTCAAGATGAGCCCGTGGGCCAG CTTGGGCAGCTTCATGAGCACTGCTGAGCGGGTGCGGCTGCCGGATGACTGCACAGTGGGCTATATCGTGGAGGGGCTGCTGGGTGCTCGCCTGCTGCACAGCCCCCTCTTCCACTCCCACCTGGAGAACCTTCAGAGGCTGCCTCCCGAGGCCGTGCTCCAGCAG GTCACCCTAAGCTACGGGGGTCCCGAGAACCCACACAACGTGGTGAACGTGGCTGGAGGCTTCAGTCTGCAGCAGGACCCCACACG GTTTAAGTCTGTGCACTGTCTGCTGTACCCAGACACAGACTGGTGTCCCACGCAGAGGAGGGGTGACCTCAGCTCTCGGTGA
- the Gps1 gene encoding COP9 signalosome complex subunit 1 isoform X6 → MPLPVQVFNLQGAVEPMQIDVDPQEDPQNAPDVNYVVENPTLDLEQYAASYSGLMRIERLQFIADHCPPLRVEALKMALSFVQRTFNVDMYEEIHRKLSEATRELQNAPDAIPESGVEPPPLDTAWVEATRKKALLKLEKLDTDLKNYKGNSIKESIRRGHDDLGDHYLDCGDLSNALKCYSRARDYCTSAKHVINMCLNVIKVSVYLQNWSHVLSYVSKAESTPEIAEQRGERDSQTQGILTKLKCAAGLAELAARKYKQAAKCFLLASFDHCDFPELLSPSNVAIYGGLCALATFDRQELQRNVISSSSFKLFLELEPQVRDIIFKFYESKYASCLKMLDEMKDNLLLDMYLAPHVRTLYTQIRNRALIQYFSPYVSADMHKMAAAFNTTVAALEDELTQLILEGLINARIDSHSKILYARDVDQRSTTFEKSLLMGKEFQRRAKAMILRAAVLRNQIHVKSPPREGSQGELTPANSQSRMSTNM, encoded by the exons ATGCCGCTGCCGGTTCAGGTGTTTAACCTGCAG GGGGCTGTGGAGCCCATGCAGATTGACGTGGACCCCCAGGAGGATCCCCAGAATGCGCCTGATGTCAACTACGTGGTGGAGAACCCCACCCTG GATCTGGAGCAGTATGCAGCTAGCTACAGTGGGCTGATGCGCATTGAGCGGCTGCAGTTCATTGCTGACCACTGCCCCCCACTGCGGGTGGAAGCCCTGAAGATGGCCCTTTCCTTCGTGCAGAGGACCTTCAATGTGGATATGTATGAGGAGATACATCGGAAGCTCTCGGAGGCCACCAG GGAGCTGCAGAATGCCCCCGATGCCATTCCTGAGAGTGGTGTGGAGCCCCCACCTCTGGACACAGCCTGGGTGGAGGCCACTCGGAAGAAGGCCTTGCTGAAGCTAGAGAAGTTGGACACAGACCTGAAGAACTACAAGGGCAACTCCATCAAGGAGAGCATCAG GCGCGGCCACGATGACCTGGGTGACCACTACCTTGACTGTGGGGACCTCAGCAATGCCCTCAAGTGTTACTCCCGCGCCCGAGACTACTGTACGAGTGCCAAGCATGTCATCAATATGTGCCTCAACGTCATCAAG GTCAGTGTCTACTTGCAGAATTGGTCTCATGTGCTGAGCTATGTCAGCAAGGCTGAGTCTACCCCAGAGATTGCTGAG CAGCGTGGAGAGCGGGACAGCCAGACCCAAGGCATCCTCACCAAGCTCAAGTGTGCTGCAG GCCTGGCTGAGCTGGCTGCACGCAAATACAAGCAGGCTGCCAAGTGCTTCCTGTTGGCCTCATTCGATCACTGCGACTTCCCTGAG CTACTTTCCCCCAGCAACGTGGCCATCTATGGAGGTCTGTGCGCATTGGCCACATTTGACCGGCAGGAACTGCAGCGCAATGTCATCTCCAGcag CTCCTTCAAGTTATTCCTGGAGCTGGAGCCACAGGTCCGAGACATCATCTTTAAATTCTATGAGTCCAAATACGCTTCATGCCTGAAGATGCTGGATGAGATGAAG GACAACCTGCTTTTGGACATGTACCTCGCTCCCCACGTCAGAACTCTGTACACCCAGATCCGAAATCGTGCGCTCATCCAG TACTTCAGCCCTTATGTGTCAGCTGACATGCACAAGATGGCCGCAGCCTTCAACACCACAGTGGCAGCACTGGAGGATGAGCTCACACAGCTCATTCTGGAAGGACTCATCAACGCCCGCATCGACTCACATAGCAAG ATCCTGTATGCTCGGGATGTGGATCAGCGCAGTACCACCTTTGAGAAGTCTTTGCTGATGGGGAAGGAGTTCCAGCGACGCGCCAAGGCCATGATCCTGAGGGCAGCTGTGCTGCGCAACCAGATCCATGTCAAG TCCCCTCCCAGAGAAGGGAGCCAGGGGGAGCTGACTCCAGCCAACAGCCAGTCCCGGATGAGCACCAACATGTGA
- the Gps1 gene encoding COP9 signalosome complex subunit 1 isoform X1: MPLPVQVFNLQGAVEPMQIDVDPQEDPQNAPDVNYVVENPTLDLEQYAASYSGLMRIERLQFIADHCPPLRVEALKMALSFVQRTFNVDMYEEIHRKLSEATRSSLRELQNAPDAIPESGVEPPPLDTAWVEATRKKALLKLEKLDTDLKNYKGNSIKESIRRGHDDLGDHYLDCGDLSNALKCYSRARDYCTSAKHVINMCLNVIKVSVYLQNWSHVLSYVSKAESTPEIAEQRGERDSQTQGILTKLKCAAGLAELAARKYKQAAKCFLLASFDHCDFPELLSPSNVAIYGGLCALATFDRQELQRNVISSSSFKLFLELEPQVRDIIFKFYESKYASCLKMLDEMKDNLLLDMYLAPHVRTLYTQIRNRALIQYFSPYVSADMHKMAAAFNTTVAALEDELTQLILEGLINARIDSHSKILYARDVDQRSTTFEKSLLMGKEFQRRAKAMILRAAVLRNQIHVKSPPREGSQGELTPANSQSRMSTNM; this comes from the exons ATGCCGCTGCCGGTTCAGGTGTTTAACCTGCAG GGGGCTGTGGAGCCCATGCAGATTGACGTGGACCCCCAGGAGGATCCCCAGAATGCGCCTGATGTCAACTACGTGGTGGAGAACCCCACCCTG GATCTGGAGCAGTATGCAGCTAGCTACAGTGGGCTGATGCGCATTGAGCGGCTGCAGTTCATTGCTGACCACTGCCCCCCACTGCGGGTGGAAGCCCTGAAGATGGCCCTTTCCTTCGTGCAGAGGACCTTCAATGTGGATATGTATGAGGAGATACATCGGAAGCTCTCGGAGGCCACCAG GTCCTCCCTCAGGGAGCTGCAGAATGCCCCCGATGCCATTCCTGAGAGTGGTGTGGAGCCCCCACCTCTGGACACAGCCTGGGTGGAGGCCACTCGGAAGAAGGCCTTGCTGAAGCTAGAGAAGTTGGACACAGACCTGAAGAACTACAAGGGCAACTCCATCAAGGAGAGCATCAG GCGCGGCCACGATGACCTGGGTGACCACTACCTTGACTGTGGGGACCTCAGCAATGCCCTCAAGTGTTACTCCCGCGCCCGAGACTACTGTACGAGTGCCAAGCATGTCATCAATATGTGCCTCAACGTCATCAAG GTCAGTGTCTACTTGCAGAATTGGTCTCATGTGCTGAGCTATGTCAGCAAGGCTGAGTCTACCCCAGAGATTGCTGAG CAGCGTGGAGAGCGGGACAGCCAGACCCAAGGCATCCTCACCAAGCTCAAGTGTGCTGCAG GCCTGGCTGAGCTGGCTGCACGCAAATACAAGCAGGCTGCCAAGTGCTTCCTGTTGGCCTCATTCGATCACTGCGACTTCCCTGAG CTACTTTCCCCCAGCAACGTGGCCATCTATGGAGGTCTGTGCGCATTGGCCACATTTGACCGGCAGGAACTGCAGCGCAATGTCATCTCCAGcag CTCCTTCAAGTTATTCCTGGAGCTGGAGCCACAGGTCCGAGACATCATCTTTAAATTCTATGAGTCCAAATACGCTTCATGCCTGAAGATGCTGGATGAGATGAAG GACAACCTGCTTTTGGACATGTACCTCGCTCCCCACGTCAGAACTCTGTACACCCAGATCCGAAATCGTGCGCTCATCCAG TACTTCAGCCCTTATGTGTCAGCTGACATGCACAAGATGGCCGCAGCCTTCAACACCACAGTGGCAGCACTGGAGGATGAGCTCACACAGCTCATTCTGGAAGGACTCATCAACGCCCGCATCGACTCACATAGCAAG ATCCTGTATGCTCGGGATGTGGATCAGCGCAGTACCACCTTTGAGAAGTCTTTGCTGATGGGGAAGGAGTTCCAGCGACGCGCCAAGGCCATGATCCTGAGGGCAGCTGTGCTGCGCAACCAGATCCATGTCAAG TCCCCTCCCAGAGAAGGGAGCCAGGGGGAGCTGACTCCAGCCAACAGCCAGTCCCGGATGAGCACCAACATGTGA
- the Gps1 gene encoding COP9 signalosome complex subunit 1 isoform X2: MPLPVQVFNLQGAVEPMQIDVDPQEDPQNAPDVNYVVENPTLDLEQYAASYSGLMRIERLQFIADHCPPLRVEALKMALSFVQRTFNVDMYEEIHRKLSEATRSSLRELQNAPDAIPESGVEPPPLDTAWVEATRKKALLKLEKLDTDLKNYKGNSIKESIRRGHDDLGDHYLDCGDLSNALKCYSRARDYCTSAKHVINMCLNVIKVSVYLQNWSHVLSYVSKAESTPEIAERGERDSQTQGILTKLKCAAGLAELAARKYKQAAKCFLLASFDHCDFPELLSPSNVAIYGGLCALATFDRQELQRNVISSSSFKLFLELEPQVRDIIFKFYESKYASCLKMLDEMKDNLLLDMYLAPHVRTLYTQIRNRALIQYFSPYVSADMHKMAAAFNTTVAALEDELTQLILEGLINARIDSHSKILYARDVDQRSTTFEKSLLMGKEFQRRAKAMILRAAVLRNQIHVKSPPREGSQGELTPANSQSRMSTNM; encoded by the exons ATGCCGCTGCCGGTTCAGGTGTTTAACCTGCAG GGGGCTGTGGAGCCCATGCAGATTGACGTGGACCCCCAGGAGGATCCCCAGAATGCGCCTGATGTCAACTACGTGGTGGAGAACCCCACCCTG GATCTGGAGCAGTATGCAGCTAGCTACAGTGGGCTGATGCGCATTGAGCGGCTGCAGTTCATTGCTGACCACTGCCCCCCACTGCGGGTGGAAGCCCTGAAGATGGCCCTTTCCTTCGTGCAGAGGACCTTCAATGTGGATATGTATGAGGAGATACATCGGAAGCTCTCGGAGGCCACCAG GTCCTCCCTCAGGGAGCTGCAGAATGCCCCCGATGCCATTCCTGAGAGTGGTGTGGAGCCCCCACCTCTGGACACAGCCTGGGTGGAGGCCACTCGGAAGAAGGCCTTGCTGAAGCTAGAGAAGTTGGACACAGACCTGAAGAACTACAAGGGCAACTCCATCAAGGAGAGCATCAG GCGCGGCCACGATGACCTGGGTGACCACTACCTTGACTGTGGGGACCTCAGCAATGCCCTCAAGTGTTACTCCCGCGCCCGAGACTACTGTACGAGTGCCAAGCATGTCATCAATATGTGCCTCAACGTCATCAAG GTCAGTGTCTACTTGCAGAATTGGTCTCATGTGCTGAGCTATGTCAGCAAGGCTGAGTCTACCCCAGAGATTGCTGAG CGTGGAGAGCGGGACAGCCAGACCCAAGGCATCCTCACCAAGCTCAAGTGTGCTGCAG GCCTGGCTGAGCTGGCTGCACGCAAATACAAGCAGGCTGCCAAGTGCTTCCTGTTGGCCTCATTCGATCACTGCGACTTCCCTGAG CTACTTTCCCCCAGCAACGTGGCCATCTATGGAGGTCTGTGCGCATTGGCCACATTTGACCGGCAGGAACTGCAGCGCAATGTCATCTCCAGcag CTCCTTCAAGTTATTCCTGGAGCTGGAGCCACAGGTCCGAGACATCATCTTTAAATTCTATGAGTCCAAATACGCTTCATGCCTGAAGATGCTGGATGAGATGAAG GACAACCTGCTTTTGGACATGTACCTCGCTCCCCACGTCAGAACTCTGTACACCCAGATCCGAAATCGTGCGCTCATCCAG TACTTCAGCCCTTATGTGTCAGCTGACATGCACAAGATGGCCGCAGCCTTCAACACCACAGTGGCAGCACTGGAGGATGAGCTCACACAGCTCATTCTGGAAGGACTCATCAACGCCCGCATCGACTCACATAGCAAG ATCCTGTATGCTCGGGATGTGGATCAGCGCAGTACCACCTTTGAGAAGTCTTTGCTGATGGGGAAGGAGTTCCAGCGACGCGCCAAGGCCATGATCCTGAGGGCAGCTGTGCTGCGCAACCAGATCCATGTCAAG TCCCCTCCCAGAGAAGGGAGCCAGGGGGAGCTGACTCCAGCCAACAGCCAGTCCCGGATGAGCACCAACATGTGA
- the Gps1 gene encoding COP9 signalosome complex subunit 1 isoform X3, whose protein sequence is MPLPVQVFNLQGAVEPMQIDVDPQEDPQNAPDVNYVVENPTLDLEQYAASYSGLMRIERLQFIADHCPPLRVEALKMALSFVQRTFNVDMYEEIHRKLSEATRELQNAPDAIPESGVEPPPLDTAWVEATRKKALLKLEKLDTDLKNYKGNSIKESIRRGHDDLGDHYLDCGDLSNALKCYSRARDYCTSAKHVINMCLNVIKVSVYLQNWSHVLSYVSKAESTPEIAERGERDSQTQGILTKLKCAAGLAELAARKYKQAAKCFLLASFDHCDFPELLSPSNVAIYGGLCALATFDRQELQRNVISSSSFKLFLELEPQVRDIIFKFYESKYASCLKMLDEMKDNLLLDMYLAPHVRTLYTQIRNRALIQYFSPYVSADMHKMAAAFNTTVAALEDELTQLILEGLINARIDSHSKILYARDVDQRSTTFEKSLLMGKEFQRRAKAMILRAAVLRNQIHVKSPPREGSQGELTPANSQSRMSTNM, encoded by the exons ATGCCGCTGCCGGTTCAGGTGTTTAACCTGCAG GGGGCTGTGGAGCCCATGCAGATTGACGTGGACCCCCAGGAGGATCCCCAGAATGCGCCTGATGTCAACTACGTGGTGGAGAACCCCACCCTG GATCTGGAGCAGTATGCAGCTAGCTACAGTGGGCTGATGCGCATTGAGCGGCTGCAGTTCATTGCTGACCACTGCCCCCCACTGCGGGTGGAAGCCCTGAAGATGGCCCTTTCCTTCGTGCAGAGGACCTTCAATGTGGATATGTATGAGGAGATACATCGGAAGCTCTCGGAGGCCACCAG GGAGCTGCAGAATGCCCCCGATGCCATTCCTGAGAGTGGTGTGGAGCCCCCACCTCTGGACACAGCCTGGGTGGAGGCCACTCGGAAGAAGGCCTTGCTGAAGCTAGAGAAGTTGGACACAGACCTGAAGAACTACAAGGGCAACTCCATCAAGGAGAGCATCAG GCGCGGCCACGATGACCTGGGTGACCACTACCTTGACTGTGGGGACCTCAGCAATGCCCTCAAGTGTTACTCCCGCGCCCGAGACTACTGTACGAGTGCCAAGCATGTCATCAATATGTGCCTCAACGTCATCAAG GTCAGTGTCTACTTGCAGAATTGGTCTCATGTGCTGAGCTATGTCAGCAAGGCTGAGTCTACCCCAGAGATTGCTGAG CGTGGAGAGCGGGACAGCCAGACCCAAGGCATCCTCACCAAGCTCAAGTGTGCTGCAG GCCTGGCTGAGCTGGCTGCACGCAAATACAAGCAGGCTGCCAAGTGCTTCCTGTTGGCCTCATTCGATCACTGCGACTTCCCTGAG CTACTTTCCCCCAGCAACGTGGCCATCTATGGAGGTCTGTGCGCATTGGCCACATTTGACCGGCAGGAACTGCAGCGCAATGTCATCTCCAGcag CTCCTTCAAGTTATTCCTGGAGCTGGAGCCACAGGTCCGAGACATCATCTTTAAATTCTATGAGTCCAAATACGCTTCATGCCTGAAGATGCTGGATGAGATGAAG GACAACCTGCTTTTGGACATGTACCTCGCTCCCCACGTCAGAACTCTGTACACCCAGATCCGAAATCGTGCGCTCATCCAG TACTTCAGCCCTTATGTGTCAGCTGACATGCACAAGATGGCCGCAGCCTTCAACACCACAGTGGCAGCACTGGAGGATGAGCTCACACAGCTCATTCTGGAAGGACTCATCAACGCCCGCATCGACTCACATAGCAAG ATCCTGTATGCTCGGGATGTGGATCAGCGCAGTACCACCTTTGAGAAGTCTTTGCTGATGGGGAAGGAGTTCCAGCGACGCGCCAAGGCCATGATCCTGAGGGCAGCTGTGCTGCGCAACCAGATCCATGTCAAG TCCCCTCCCAGAGAAGGGAGCCAGGGGGAGCTGACTCCAGCCAACAGCCAGTCCCGGATGAGCACCAACATGTGA
- the Gps1 gene encoding COP9 signalosome complex subunit 1 isoform X4, translated as MLQGAVEPMQIDVDPQEDPQNAPDVNYVVENPTLDLEQYAASYSGLMRIERLQFIADHCPPLRVEALKMALSFVQRTFNVDMYEEIHRKLSEATRELQNAPDAIPESGVEPPPLDTAWVEATRKKALLKLEKLDTDLKNYKGNSIKESIRRGHDDLGDHYLDCGDLSNALKCYSRARDYCTSAKHVINMCLNVIKVSVYLQNWSHVLSYVSKAESTPEIAEQRGERDSQTQGILTKLKCAAGLAELAARKYKQAAKCFLLASFDHCDFPELLSPSNVAIYGGLCALATFDRQELQRNVISSSSFKLFLELEPQVRDIIFKFYESKYASCLKMLDEMKDNLLLDMYLAPHVRTLYTQIRNRALIQYFSPYVSADMHKMAAAFNTTVAALEDELTQLILEGLINARIDSHSKILYARDVDQRSTTFEKSLLMGKEFQRRAKAMILRAAVLRNQIHVKSPPREGSQGELTPANSQSRMSTNM; from the exons ATGTTACAGGGGGCTGTGGAGCCCATGCAGATTGACGTGGACCCCCAGGAGGATCCCCAGAATGCGCCTGATGTCAACTACGTGGTGGAGAACCCCACCCTG GATCTGGAGCAGTATGCAGCTAGCTACAGTGGGCTGATGCGCATTGAGCGGCTGCAGTTCATTGCTGACCACTGCCCCCCACTGCGGGTGGAAGCCCTGAAGATGGCCCTTTCCTTCGTGCAGAGGACCTTCAATGTGGATATGTATGAGGAGATACATCGGAAGCTCTCGGAGGCCACCAG GGAGCTGCAGAATGCCCCCGATGCCATTCCTGAGAGTGGTGTGGAGCCCCCACCTCTGGACACAGCCTGGGTGGAGGCCACTCGGAAGAAGGCCTTGCTGAAGCTAGAGAAGTTGGACACAGACCTGAAGAACTACAAGGGCAACTCCATCAAGGAGAGCATCAG GCGCGGCCACGATGACCTGGGTGACCACTACCTTGACTGTGGGGACCTCAGCAATGCCCTCAAGTGTTACTCCCGCGCCCGAGACTACTGTACGAGTGCCAAGCATGTCATCAATATGTGCCTCAACGTCATCAAG GTCAGTGTCTACTTGCAGAATTGGTCTCATGTGCTGAGCTATGTCAGCAAGGCTGAGTCTACCCCAGAGATTGCTGAG CAGCGTGGAGAGCGGGACAGCCAGACCCAAGGCATCCTCACCAAGCTCAAGTGTGCTGCAG GCCTGGCTGAGCTGGCTGCACGCAAATACAAGCAGGCTGCCAAGTGCTTCCTGTTGGCCTCATTCGATCACTGCGACTTCCCTGAG CTACTTTCCCCCAGCAACGTGGCCATCTATGGAGGTCTGTGCGCATTGGCCACATTTGACCGGCAGGAACTGCAGCGCAATGTCATCTCCAGcag CTCCTTCAAGTTATTCCTGGAGCTGGAGCCACAGGTCCGAGACATCATCTTTAAATTCTATGAGTCCAAATACGCTTCATGCCTGAAGATGCTGGATGAGATGAAG GACAACCTGCTTTTGGACATGTACCTCGCTCCCCACGTCAGAACTCTGTACACCCAGATCCGAAATCGTGCGCTCATCCAG TACTTCAGCCCTTATGTGTCAGCTGACATGCACAAGATGGCCGCAGCCTTCAACACCACAGTGGCAGCACTGGAGGATGAGCTCACACAGCTCATTCTGGAAGGACTCATCAACGCCCGCATCGACTCACATAGCAAG ATCCTGTATGCTCGGGATGTGGATCAGCGCAGTACCACCTTTGAGAAGTCTTTGCTGATGGGGAAGGAGTTCCAGCGACGCGCCAAGGCCATGATCCTGAGGGCAGCTGTGCTGCGCAACCAGATCCATGTCAAG TCCCCTCCCAGAGAAGGGAGCCAGGGGGAGCTGACTCCAGCCAACAGCCAGTCCCGGATGAGCACCAACATGTGA
- the Gps1 gene encoding COP9 signalosome complex subunit 1 isoform X5 — translation MQIDVDPQEDPQNAPDVNYVVENPTLDLEQYAASYSGLMRIERLQFIADHCPPLRVEALKMALSFVQRTFNVDMYEEIHRKLSEATRSSLRELQNAPDAIPESGVEPPPLDTAWVEATRKKALLKLEKLDTDLKNYKGNSIKESIRRGHDDLGDHYLDCGDLSNALKCYSRARDYCTSAKHVINMCLNVIKVSVYLQNWSHVLSYVSKAESTPEIAEQRGERDSQTQGILTKLKCAAGLAELAARKYKQAAKCFLLASFDHCDFPELLSPSNVAIYGGLCALATFDRQELQRNVISSSSFKLFLELEPQVRDIIFKFYESKYASCLKMLDEMKDNLLLDMYLAPHVRTLYTQIRNRALIQYFSPYVSADMHKMAAAFNTTVAALEDELTQLILEGLINARIDSHSKILYARDVDQRSTTFEKSLLMGKEFQRRAKAMILRAAVLRNQIHVKSPPREGSQGELTPANSQSRMSTNM, via the exons ATGCAGATTGACGTGGACCCCCAGGAGGATCCCCAGAATGCGCCTGATGTCAACTACGTGGTGGAGAACCCCACCCTG GATCTGGAGCAGTATGCAGCTAGCTACAGTGGGCTGATGCGCATTGAGCGGCTGCAGTTCATTGCTGACCACTGCCCCCCACTGCGGGTGGAAGCCCTGAAGATGGCCCTTTCCTTCGTGCAGAGGACCTTCAATGTGGATATGTATGAGGAGATACATCGGAAGCTCTCGGAGGCCACCAG GTCCTCCCTCAGGGAGCTGCAGAATGCCCCCGATGCCATTCCTGAGAGTGGTGTGGAGCCCCCACCTCTGGACACAGCCTGGGTGGAGGCCACTCGGAAGAAGGCCTTGCTGAAGCTAGAGAAGTTGGACACAGACCTGAAGAACTACAAGGGCAACTCCATCAAGGAGAGCATCAG GCGCGGCCACGATGACCTGGGTGACCACTACCTTGACTGTGGGGACCTCAGCAATGCCCTCAAGTGTTACTCCCGCGCCCGAGACTACTGTACGAGTGCCAAGCATGTCATCAATATGTGCCTCAACGTCATCAAG GTCAGTGTCTACTTGCAGAATTGGTCTCATGTGCTGAGCTATGTCAGCAAGGCTGAGTCTACCCCAGAGATTGCTGAG CAGCGTGGAGAGCGGGACAGCCAGACCCAAGGCATCCTCACCAAGCTCAAGTGTGCTGCAG GCCTGGCTGAGCTGGCTGCACGCAAATACAAGCAGGCTGCCAAGTGCTTCCTGTTGGCCTCATTCGATCACTGCGACTTCCCTGAG CTACTTTCCCCCAGCAACGTGGCCATCTATGGAGGTCTGTGCGCATTGGCCACATTTGACCGGCAGGAACTGCAGCGCAATGTCATCTCCAGcag CTCCTTCAAGTTATTCCTGGAGCTGGAGCCACAGGTCCGAGACATCATCTTTAAATTCTATGAGTCCAAATACGCTTCATGCCTGAAGATGCTGGATGAGATGAAG GACAACCTGCTTTTGGACATGTACCTCGCTCCCCACGTCAGAACTCTGTACACCCAGATCCGAAATCGTGCGCTCATCCAG TACTTCAGCCCTTATGTGTCAGCTGACATGCACAAGATGGCCGCAGCCTTCAACACCACAGTGGCAGCACTGGAGGATGAGCTCACACAGCTCATTCTGGAAGGACTCATCAACGCCCGCATCGACTCACATAGCAAG ATCCTGTATGCTCGGGATGTGGATCAGCGCAGTACCACCTTTGAGAAGTCTTTGCTGATGGGGAAGGAGTTCCAGCGACGCGCCAAGGCCATGATCCTGAGGGCAGCTGTGCTGCGCAACCAGATCCATGTCAAG TCCCCTCCCAGAGAAGGGAGCCAGGGGGAGCTGACTCCAGCCAACAGCCAGTCCCGGATGAGCACCAACATGTGA